tgggcagctcccatttggtgcgaggggtgcaggtaggaatgtggggggggagggtgcaggagctcctatTTGGTGCTCACAGTGGaaggggtgcaagagtcaggggaCAAGGTAtggggggtatgtgtgtgggggtgctggggtcagggctggggtcatgggggggtgcaggggtcagggcagagggctgggtgtatgtgaggggagtgcaggggtcagggcagagggctgggggtgtgggctgggatcATGATGGtgctctcagccccctgcccagagcggctcatagcagggggctggaggggatatgccctgattccacccccttccccaagaccccatccccacctcttctgcccctccctcgcaagggccatcagcaaGGGCCATCAGATGATCGataggtggcagggagggagaggaggaggggcaggcatgcagcacagcagggggaggggggagcttgcctgccctgcagcagcagccggcagaaCCAAGCTTCTTCATCCTGCTCCCGGGGTGGGGAGGCGGATAAGAGCGGCCCGGGGTATGAGCTGGCGTGCCAttggttgccgacccctgcattaTTGCTTTGAatctttaggcaaaaccttatgtaATTAAACTTAATGTTTGTCTCAGTTCTTTGGAATACTTTAATGAAACCTCAGCCTTAATGAAGCCTCAGGTTAGTTTAAGAGTTGCATTAACCCTGAATCAGCATGATTTAGTGAGTCATGTGTTCAGCTGTTCTTCTGTCCAAAGCTTAAGTATGAAAAGTATTGTAACATAGCATAAAACAAAACCAATCTGTACTATGGAAGGTGGCTATGGGATGGGCAGGGAGTGAAGGGGGTTGAGAAGATTGAGAAGGGGGTCAGTGTGTTTTATGGAACACTTCTGTTAATAGTAATCATAATACTGTATAACTGAAACTTTCAGCTTGCCTAAGGTAGTTAAGAGACGGGTGAATGCTCTCAAGAACCTTCAAGTTAAGTGTGCACAGATAGAAGCAAAGTTCTACGAGGAAGTTCATGAGCTGGAAAGAAAGTATGCTGCTCTCTATCAACCTTTGTTTGATAAGGTAACAACTCTGTGCTAATATGACTTTATTTGTAAGCTCTAGTTAACTAAAATCCCAAAAGAAAGGATTACAATGGGAATAAACATCAGTGGTGCATATCTGTAGCTATATGGTGTTACAGTTCCATGTGGGGCCAGATGTGAACCCCTCAGTCTCTTGAGTGAATTGATTCCAATAGGACCACCCATGAGAGTAACTAGTGTGATTAAGGGTCTCAAGGCCTGGGTGGTTATTTTGGATGGGGATAGGAGTAAAGTGTAATGTTACTGTTGAGTGTCAGATGAGGTCAAGAAACAAATGGAATGCATTCCCCAAAGGGAGAGCTTGGATTACAGTAACTTTACTAATTGCAAAAACATACAATTTACTGGGAGGAGTGGTTTATTATGGGCATTACGTAGTTCAGATTCATTATTATAAAATTATACAGTAAATCTGAAAGACTTCATGATTTTATTTTCCAGCGAAGTGAAATCATCAATGCGATTTATGAACCTACAGAAGAAGAATGTGAATGGAAAGCAGATGCTGAAGAAGAAATTTCAGTGAGTATCTCCACTGTATCTGAAGAGAACAATTGATGGCATATTTCAAGCTTTAACACACTAAGCAAGACCCAATACTGTAGCAAAATTTAAAATGCCAGCAGTGAAATTCCCATAATAGCTTTTTGTGGCTCTGTAAAGTAGCTGCAAAGCTTGACTTCTAGTTACGGGCGCACTGACTTTATCATAAAATCATGTGCTTTACCGGAGTATCTGGTACTGGTGATAACTCTTATTAAATTTTAgaaagtttaacatttttattttatcaagGAGGAAATGAAAGAGAAGGCCAAGCttgaagaggagaaaaaagatgaagaaaaagaagACCCTAAAGGAATTCCTGAGTTTTGGCTGACAGTATTTAAGAACGTGGACTTGCTTAGTGATATGGTTCAGGTAGGTGGTGACCTAAAGTTAAATGTAATCATAAGTCTTAAAATTTGTACTGGTCTGCTCCTAGAAATTGTGGAAATAGTGATATGATTTGGGTGTTTTGGTATTCTTCTGGTAGGATCAAATGGCTTGTATcccatttcaaagtgctttgtcAATGGAATGATGTATCATGCTCCCATGCCTGTTCAGCCTGACACATCTTATTGTTTAGTTGCCAGTTACATTCCTTACACAAGTTTTCACATATTCAGTGATGAATTGCATATCAAATGATGAGAAACTGCCTTTCATGATTGAATAAGATTGAGGATGCTtatataatttaaatgatttaCTGTGCCTATTTATTACTTACTATTGCCCTCTGCTGGTCAAATAATTGTATACAATATTTTCAAATGCCTATCGCAGGTTCTTAtctactgtaaaacaaatattaaatatacCTGTGCCCCTTTCACCCCaatgctttttttattttgtaactaGCTTAACTCAAATGCTGTTTGTATGAAAAATGCTATGGATtgatttaaaatcatttttatttaaaggaacatGATGAACCTATCCTGAAACACTTAAAAGATATTAAAGTGAAGTTCTCAGAAGCTGGTCAGCCTATGGTAAGCTTAACATCATAGACAAACTGTATTTATTTCTGCATGATAAGATTAAAATTGACACTGGGGACATAGTGGTGGTCTGTGCCTGTCAAATATTTGATGGTGCCTTTTGGATTCTGAAGAATTTTTAGTCTGTTCTTCGTGAGAAATGGCACTAGCATACTGTTAATACAGTCATATATAAAATGACCACACATCTCTTGTATTATGACAGTTTAATCAATTAGATACAAAATTTAGCTATAATCAGTATTTGGAGCTAGGAGTTTCTTTCAGATTTGGACACAATTTCAAAAATGTAGTTGCTGATAATTATGTCCTTGAACTGATTACCTATGTTGCTTGCAAGAAATTATGTAGTAGTAGTAGTCCAGAGGTTTAGTTCTACATTATAACACACAAATCACTGTTTATCTCACTTCAAAAGGTATGAGGCAGAAGATGAAAATCATAATCCTAGATGCCAGTATGAaattaggaaaactttttaaattattgtaatttGGGGATAGAAATTGTTTTAGAATTTTCAGTCTCGTATATTGGGCAAAATTGACATTAAGTAAGCCACTTTATTACTGGAAAAGGGGTGTACACTGATTTGGGATATCTGACTCTTGGATATTAGGAGTTAATCATTATGATTTTTGAAATTAAAGATGAGGAAATGTTGCTCAGTTGCTAATAACACTGTCTTTTGGTAATTGTTTTTAGAGTTTCACGTTAGAATTTCACTTTGAATCAAATGACTTCTTCACAAATGAAGTGTTGACAAAGTCATACAGAATGAGATCAGAGCCAGATGATTCTGATCCCTTCTCCTTTGATGGACCAGAAATTATGGGTTGTACAGGGTAAGTGTTAATATGTAGTTAACCACCTTTTCATGGCTCCTCTTAATATTTGGCTGAGCTTgcaatcataaaatcatagaactggaagggacctcgagaggtcatccagtccagtcccctgcattcaaggcaggattaagtattagtCTTACTTTCAAGCAATGGCCTTACATTCAACTTGCTGGGATTTCTGTTTGGCTATGCATGAAATGGGATAACTTTTGAACGCTGCATCCAATCAGCTCTAAAATTTCAGACCATGTACTAGGCAACAATGGTCAGAACCTTGTTGACTTTTGTGGGGGGAACAATAGGGGCATAAATGAGCGGTACATGAAGCCCCAGACAGTTCTTTAGTACAATCACAGCCTCAAACATCTCTGCAATTGTGTAAATAGCAAAAAGCTGGTCCCTATACCCATGAATAGAGTTAATATGTTGACACTCTGAAAGTCTTATCTCTCAAATGGATTGAACCATTATTCTTTCTAAATTTTATATAGCATCATTCCTTGAATTGATCTTCTAGAGCAAATACACAGTTCAGGAGGACAGTCCTATAATAAGTGTTAAATTGAGACACCTCAAACGTATAACTTCTGGGTTTAGGATCACTTGCAATGTTCATCAAATATGGAGATCCATGCAATCAGTGCTTCAAGAATGAACATTTACTGacttaatttttgttgtttgccTGAGTTTTTGGGTCTTAGTGAAAGAAACTAAGTAAATGAACTTGCGTGGGGTTCGTCCCTTGTCTGTCCTTGGCAGGTTGTGTACATAGTAATCATTGGAACTGTCTACAAAGTACCATGAGCCCACATCTAAGTGAGTGTGCAGCTTTGCCGGCAGTCATTCTATTAGCAAGTAACAATTCTTATCCATTTCAGACTTGGCACACTTCTGTCACAGCTATATTTCCTTCTTCTAATTTTCCTCCTGtttctcctccaccccaacctggtGGTATTAACATATTTGGTTGTCTTTCTCATGTCTCAACCTTTTTTGTGGCCTTTATAATTGAAAAGCCCTCACACCATCGTTGGTGCCAACTAAATTACTACCCCCTATTCAAATCGTTCCTGAAAAAGTACTTTGTCCATGCAACATGTCAATGATTCATGGAAGGAAAGTGGCACCTGGTCAGTGTTGACAAAGTTCATGGGATAGGCATTGTCTTCCATAGTCTTGAACACTGTTGAGCAAATTAAAAGTGTGTGATAGTCTTGTTGTAGAGTAAAACTGAGCTATGCTCTTATCCTTCCACCTGCCAGGGCTTAAAAGTGAAACGTAATATGTGAGGGGCCCAAAATATTATTCATGCAGGAAATAAGTGCTGTAGGATAACTTTCTGTAacctcagtttattttttttatttctgatgtaaatattttcaaccagaaaagtggtgggggggagaaaagctCCTGATTGGAAGGAATTTTGGGAGTAGAATGAGTAATTCACCTGAAAATGAAGTACCCATGAGCGTTATGGCTAGCCCACAGTGTTTTCTCCAAATACATAATAATTTTCAAGATCACCTTAAAATAGACAACTGGCTGTACTTAAATATTTAACCATATCCTTAGACTAGGGGTAACTTTAGTGTGTAAAAACAATGTGAAATTGTAAGTATGTCCTAGTTTGATAGTTATTTTCCTTATTTCTTGCAGGTGCCAGATAgactggaaaaaaggaaaaaatgttacTTTGAAAACCATCAAAAAGAAGCAGAAACACAAGGGACGTGGGACAGTTAGAACAGTGACAAAAACTGTCTCCAATGATTCTTTCTTCAATTTCTTTAGTCCCCCTGAAGGTAAGTATTGTCTGGATTAATTTG
The Eretmochelys imbricata isolate rEreImb1 chromosome 1, rEreImb1.hap1, whole genome shotgun sequence DNA segment above includes these coding regions:
- the NAP1L1 gene encoding nucleosome assembly protein 1-like 1 isoform X2: MADIDNKEQAELDQQDMEDVEEVEEEETGEDANSKARQLTVQMMQNPQILAALQERLDGLVGTSTGYIESLPKVVKRRVNALKNLQVKCAQIEAKFYEEVHELERKYAALYQPLFDKRSEIINAIYEPTEEECEWKADAEEEISEMKEKAKLEEEKKDEEKEDPKGIPEFWLTVFKNVDLLSDMVQEHDEPILKHLKDIKVKFSEAGQPMSFTLEFHFESNDFFTNEVLTKSYRMRSEPDDSDPFSFDGPEIMGCTGCQIDWKKGKNVTLKTIKKKQKHKGRGTVRTVTKTVSNDSFFNFFSPPEVPESGDLDDDAEAILAADFEIGHFLRERIVPRSVLYFTGEAIEDDDDDYDEEGEEADDEEGEEEADEENDPDYDPKKDQNPAECKQQ
- the NAP1L1 gene encoding nucleosome assembly protein 1-like 1 isoform X1, with product MADIDNKEQAELDQQDMEDVEEVEEEETGEDANSKARQLTVQMMQNPQILAALQERLDGLVGTSTGYIESLPKVVKRRVNALKNLQVKCAQIEAKFYEEVHELERKYAALYQPLFDKRSEIINAIYEPTEEECEWKADAEEEISEEMKEKAKLEEEKKDEEKEDPKGIPEFWLTVFKNVDLLSDMVQEHDEPILKHLKDIKVKFSEAGQPMSFTLEFHFESNDFFTNEVLTKSYRMRSEPDDSDPFSFDGPEIMGCTGCQIDWKKGKNVTLKTIKKKQKHKGRGTVRTVTKTVSNDSFFNFFSPPEVPESGDLDDDAEAILAADFEIGHFLRERIVPRSVLYFTGEAIEDDDDDYDEEGEEADDEEGEEEADEENDPDYDPKKDQNPAECKQQ